From one Simplicispira suum genomic stretch:
- a CDS encoding SulP family inorganic anion transporter, protein MALHTFRPRIVDALRGYNHSRALADLGAGVTVGVVALPLAMAFAIASGLPPQAGLWTAIIGGFLVALLGGTSVQIGGPAGAFIVIVYGIVERYGVANLLISTACAGVLLFALGLLRLGNLVRFVPVSIVIGFTNGIAVLIAVSQLKDFLGLQIAKMPGNFFSQLDVMAQHAGTVNPYALGLGATCLAGLFLWPRLFMHNAPVLRMPGGYSVRSFARIPAPVVALISLTAFSHFMGYPVETLGTRFGGIPQSLPVFALPEFSWDTVRLLVAPTITIALLGAIESLLCARVADQLNTDPHIRKHDPNQELMAQGLANFVVPFFGGMPVTGTIARTVTNLRAGATSPVAGIVHAATLAVIVLAAAPLALHIPLAVLAGILLHVAWNMGEWHEFARLRKFSHHYRLLLLGTFFLTVVFDLTVAVQVGLVLACVLFVRRMGELFRAESEVLPDAVVPTLAWRLHGVLFFGATSKIDPLVNAIEAAPQGVQVLLDASDLFALDTTGLEALEQILKATERQAGRLVLQGAQAQPASLMERSGFNARLAAQSAPMQPYAAANPQECGPSSGETPG, encoded by the coding sequence ATGGCGCTGCACACCTTCCGCCCCCGGATCGTCGATGCGCTTCGGGGCTACAACCATAGCCGGGCACTGGCCGATTTGGGCGCGGGCGTCACCGTGGGCGTGGTGGCGCTGCCGCTGGCCATGGCGTTTGCCATTGCAAGCGGTCTGCCGCCCCAGGCGGGGCTTTGGACCGCCATCATCGGCGGCTTTCTGGTGGCACTGCTGGGCGGCACCAGCGTACAGATTGGCGGGCCGGCGGGCGCCTTCATCGTCATCGTCTACGGCATCGTCGAACGCTATGGCGTTGCCAACCTGCTGATCTCCACCGCTTGCGCCGGCGTCCTGCTGTTTGCTTTGGGCCTGCTGCGCCTGGGCAACCTGGTGCGCTTTGTGCCCGTGAGCATCGTCATCGGCTTTACCAATGGCATCGCGGTGCTGATTGCCGTTTCCCAGCTCAAGGATTTTCTGGGTCTGCAGATTGCCAAGATGCCTGGGAACTTCTTCTCACAACTGGACGTGATGGCGCAGCACGCGGGCACTGTGAACCCCTATGCACTCGGCTTGGGCGCGACCTGCCTGGCGGGCTTGTTTTTGTGGCCACGGCTGTTCATGCACAACGCGCCCGTACTGCGCATGCCCGGCGGCTATTCGGTACGTTCTTTTGCACGCATTCCAGCACCGGTGGTGGCGCTGATTTCGCTGACTGCGTTTTCGCATTTCATGGGCTACCCGGTGGAAACGCTGGGCACGCGCTTTGGTGGCATTCCGCAAAGCCTGCCGGTGTTTGCGCTGCCCGAGTTTTCATGGGACACGGTGCGCCTGCTGGTGGCGCCCACCATCACCATCGCGCTGCTGGGCGCCATTGAGTCATTGCTGTGCGCGCGCGTGGCCGACCAGCTCAATACCGACCCGCACATCCGCAAACACGACCCGAACCAGGAGCTGATGGCGCAAGGCCTTGCCAACTTCGTCGTGCCGTTTTTTGGCGGCATGCCGGTCACCGGCACCATTGCCCGCACCGTGACCAATCTGCGCGCGGGCGCCACGTCACCGGTGGCGGGCATCGTGCATGCGGCCACCCTCGCCGTCATCGTGCTGGCCGCCGCCCCGCTGGCGCTGCACATTCCACTCGCCGTGCTCGCCGGCATCCTGTTGCACGTGGCCTGGAACATGGGCGAGTGGCACGAATTCGCTCGCCTGCGCAAATTCAGCCACCACTACCGCCTGCTGCTGCTGGGCACCTTCTTTCTGACCGTGGTGTTCGACCTGACCGTGGCGGTGCAAGTGGGTCTGGTGCTGGCCTGCGTACTGTTCGTGCGGCGCATGGGCGAGCTGTTTCGTGCCGAGTCCGAAGTGCTGCCAGACGCGGTTGTGCCCACCCTGGCCTGGCGACTGCACGGCGTGCTGTTTTTTGGCGCGACGAGCAAGATCGACCCGCTGGTGAACGCCATCGAGGCCGCACCCCAAGGCGTGCAGGTGCTTCTGGACGCCAGCGACCTCTTTGCCTTGGACACCACAGGACTGGAGGCGCTTGAACAAATCCTCAAGGCCACAGAGCGGCAGGCTGGCCGGCTGGTGCTGCAGGGCGCGCAGGCGCAGCCTGCATCGCTGATGGAGCGTTCGGGCTTTAACGCCCGACTGGCGGCGCAGTCTGCGCCGATGCAGCCCTATGCTGCTGCCAATCCCCAGGAGTGCGGCCCGTCCAGCGGCGAAACGCCCGGTTGA
- a CDS encoding DUF3460 family protein: MSIFARPHYTSDATQFIEKLKQERPELDAQQRAGRALLWDKPVDRSLWEQYRAGRVPQKSYVYYSYSDE; encoded by the coding sequence ATGTCCATCTTCGCCCGCCCCCACTACACCTCCGACGCCACCCAGTTCATCGAAAAGCTCAAGCAGGAACGCCCCGAGCTCGATGCCCAGCAGCGCGCTGGCCGTGCCCTGCTGTGGGACAAGCCCGTAGACCGCAGTCTGTGGGAGCAATACCGCGCCGGGCGGGTGCCGCAAAAGTCCTACGTTTACTACTCGTACAGCGACGAATAA
- a CDS encoding GMC family oxidoreductase, whose translation MEFDYIVVGAGSAGSVIACRLSEDPGVSVCLLEAGGPDDSVFIRAPLGFAAGATVKMNAVHYHTVPQPGFNGRKGFQPRGQVVGGSSAINAMVYCRGHRSDYDGWAAEGNPGWDYASVLPYFKRAEDSECFGATEYHGQGGPLGVAYLRSPFVTSQAFLRACASQGLAQNPDYNGAHQEGCWPAQVTQRNGERCSAARAYLTPHLGRANLTVLTRVQCLRIDWNGKRASGVHISRGGQQSLLRARREIILCGGTYGSPQLLMCSGVGPADHLQQHGIPVVQALPGVGQNLQDHVTASLNWKSASTDAGIGVCPSGALALLRGMREWKKQRSGCITSNVAEAGAFLRTEPGLHASDIELEFVVAIVDDHSRKLHWGHDFGLHVTLARPRSRGEVRLTSSDARQSLEIDPRYFSDPDDMPRLVKGVQRALAIMNDAELAPWRGQMLSPLDAGDPAGIERELQRSADTEYHPVGTCRMGPAGSPAAVVGPDLRVHGVDGLRVADASIMPTITTGNTNAPTIMIGEKCADLLRD comes from the coding sequence ATGGAGTTTGACTACATCGTCGTCGGCGCCGGCTCGGCGGGCTCAGTGATTGCCTGCCGCCTGAGCGAAGACCCTGGCGTCAGCGTCTGCCTGCTGGAAGCCGGCGGGCCGGACGACAGCGTTTTCATCCGCGCCCCACTGGGCTTTGCCGCCGGTGCCACCGTGAAGATGAACGCCGTGCACTACCACACGGTGCCGCAGCCAGGCTTCAATGGCCGCAAAGGCTTTCAACCACGCGGCCAGGTGGTGGGCGGCAGCAGTGCCATCAACGCCATGGTCTATTGCCGTGGCCACCGCAGCGACTACGACGGCTGGGCGGCCGAGGGCAACCCCGGCTGGGACTACGCCAGCGTGCTGCCCTATTTCAAACGGGCCGAAGACAGCGAATGTTTTGGCGCCACCGAGTACCACGGCCAGGGCGGCCCGCTGGGCGTGGCCTACCTGCGCAGCCCGTTTGTCACATCGCAAGCGTTCTTGCGCGCCTGCGCGTCGCAGGGCCTGGCGCAAAACCCCGACTACAACGGCGCGCACCAGGAAGGCTGCTGGCCCGCGCAGGTGACGCAGCGCAACGGCGAGCGCTGCAGCGCGGCGCGCGCCTACCTCACACCGCATCTGGGCCGCGCCAACCTGACTGTGCTGACCCGCGTCCAGTGCCTGCGGATCGATTGGAACGGCAAGCGCGCCAGCGGCGTACACATTTCGCGCGGCGGGCAACAAAGCTTGCTGCGCGCGCGCCGCGAAATCATTTTGTGCGGCGGCACCTACGGCTCGCCCCAGCTCTTGATGTGCTCGGGCGTGGGGCCCGCCGATCACCTGCAGCAGCACGGCATCCCCGTGGTGCAGGCCCTGCCAGGGGTGGGCCAGAACCTGCAGGACCACGTGACCGCATCGCTCAACTGGAAAAGCGCCAGTACCGATGCCGGCATTGGCGTCTGCCCCTCAGGCGCACTGGCCTTGCTGCGCGGCATGCGCGAATGGAAAAAGCAGCGCAGCGGCTGCATCACCAGCAACGTGGCCGAGGCCGGGGCCTTTTTGCGCACCGAACCCGGCCTGCATGCCAGCGACATCGAGCTCGAATTCGTCGTCGCCATCGTCGACGACCACAGCAGAAAGCTGCACTGGGGCCACGACTTTGGCCTGCATGTGACGCTGGCACGCCCGCGCAGCCGGGGCGAGGTGCGGTTGACAAGCAGCGACGCGCGCCAGAGCCTGGAGATCGACCCGCGCTACTTCAGCGACCCGGACGACATGCCGCGCCTGGTCAAGGGCGTGCAGCGCGCGCTGGCCATCATGAACGACGCAGAACTGGCACCCTGGCGCGGCCAGATGCTCTCGCCCCTGGACGCCGGCGACCCGGCAGGCATCGAACGCGAACTGCAGCGCAGCGCCGACACCGAATACCACCCCGTGGGTACCTGCCGCATGGGGCCGGCAGGCAGCCCCGCCGCCGTGGTCGGCCCCGACCTGCGCGTGCACGGTGTGGACGGCCTGCGCGTGGCCGATGCGTCCATCATGCCGACCATCACCACCGGCAACACCAACGCCCCCACCATCATGATTGGCGAGAAATGCGCCGACTTGCTGCGCGACTGA
- a CDS encoding acetolactate synthase large subunit, which produces MNGAQALLHTLADAGIDVCFTNPGTSEMHFVAALDDEPRMRAVLALFEGVATGAADGYARMAGKPAATLLHLGCGLGNGLANLHNARKGKVPVLNIVGDHATHHVQYDAQLQSDIETVARNVSPWVRTSQSTAALSQDAAEAITQCMGPPGNVATLILPADVSWGEGGVPQTMPPKAPPSAADDAVVAAVAHALQGPGNKAFLLGDRALRAETLMVLGRIAARTGAKLFAEVFPTRIERGAGLPHVERIAYLAELASVQLTGIDHLILVDAKAPVSFFAYPGKKSYLVPEGCQLHELASPTQDVASCLAKLCSAVDASQTAPVLQSAKRPSRPRGKFTADKVCKAIGHLLPDNAILVDEAQTSGIMLPMFTAGAPRHDVLTLTGGAIGQGLPNAVGAAIACPDRKVIALAGDGSAMYTLQALWTMAREKLDIISIIFNNRAYAILNVELRRVGAAGAGDKARAQLDLKHPPLDFVALSEGMGVRARRATTTEEFLAAFEHALRTPGPHLIEAIVPPTLAGLKLRILPSLLESLANLPRPVARALKKKIAP; this is translated from the coding sequence ATGAATGGCGCCCAAGCCCTGTTGCACACGCTGGCCGACGCCGGCATCGACGTGTGCTTTACCAACCCTGGCACCAGCGAAATGCATTTCGTCGCCGCGCTCGACGACGAGCCGCGCATGCGCGCCGTGCTGGCCCTGTTTGAGGGCGTGGCCACCGGCGCGGCCGACGGCTACGCACGCATGGCCGGCAAGCCCGCCGCCACGCTGTTGCACCTGGGCTGCGGCCTGGGCAACGGGCTGGCCAACCTGCACAACGCGCGCAAGGGCAAGGTGCCGGTGCTCAATATCGTGGGCGACCACGCCACCCACCATGTGCAGTACGACGCCCAGTTGCAGTCCGACATTGAAACCGTGGCGCGCAACGTGTCGCCGTGGGTACGCACCTCGCAAAGCACCGCCGCATTGAGCCAAGACGCGGCCGAGGCCATCACCCAGTGCATGGGACCACCGGGCAACGTGGCCACGCTGATCCTTCCGGCCGATGTCTCGTGGGGTGAAGGGGGCGTGCCGCAGACCATGCCGCCCAAAGCCCCGCCGTCCGCTGCCGACGACGCCGTGGTCGCTGCGGTGGCGCACGCGCTGCAAGGCCCCGGCAATAAGGCCTTTCTGCTGGGCGACCGCGCCCTGCGTGCAGAGACCTTGATGGTGCTGGGACGCATCGCCGCCAGAACCGGCGCCAAGCTGTTTGCCGAGGTCTTCCCTACCCGCATCGAACGTGGCGCCGGACTGCCGCATGTCGAGCGCATCGCCTATTTGGCCGAACTCGCTTCGGTGCAGCTGACCGGCATCGACCACCTGATTCTGGTGGACGCCAAAGCGCCGGTCTCGTTCTTTGCCTACCCCGGCAAGAAGAGCTACCTAGTGCCGGAAGGCTGCCAATTGCACGAACTGGCATCACCCACACAAGACGTTGCGAGCTGCCTCGCCAAGCTCTGCAGCGCTGTGGACGCCAGCCAGACGGCCCCCGTGCTGCAGTCCGCGAAGCGTCCGTCCCGACCACGCGGCAAATTCACCGCCGACAAGGTGTGCAAGGCAATAGGTCACCTGCTGCCAGACAACGCCATCCTGGTGGACGAAGCGCAGACCTCCGGCATCATGCTGCCGATGTTCACGGCCGGGGCTCCGCGCCACGACGTGCTGACCCTCACCGGCGGCGCCATCGGCCAAGGCCTGCCCAACGCCGTGGGCGCGGCCATCGCCTGCCCGGATCGCAAGGTGATTGCGCTGGCCGGCGACGGATCGGCGATGTACACCCTCCAGGCGCTGTGGACCATGGCGCGCGAGAAGCTCGACATCATCTCCATCATCTTCAACAACCGCGCCTACGCCATCCTGAACGTCGAGCTGCGCCGCGTGGGTGCGGCGGGCGCGGGCGACAAGGCGCGCGCGCAGCTCGACCTCAAGCACCCGCCGCTGGACTTCGTGGCCTTGTCCGAAGGCATGGGCGTGCGGGCCCGGCGCGCCACGACGACGGAGGAGTTTCTGGCGGCGTTCGAGCATGCCCTGCGCACACCCGGCCCGCACCTGATCGAAGCCATCGTGCCGCCGACGCTCGCCGGCCTCAAGCTGCGCATCCTGCCGAGTCTGCTGGAATCGCTGGCGAATTTGCCTCGGCCGGTGGCGCGGGCGCTCAAGAAAAAGATCGCCCCCTGA
- a CDS encoding segregation and condensation protein A: protein MVPPPGAMPEVIDQVALARLYGEPLFALPTDLYIPPDALEVFLEAFEGPLDLLLYLIRKQNFNILDIPMAGLTRQYLVYVEEIRSRNLELAAEYLLMAAMLIEIKSRMLLPQRKQEGADEAEDPRAALVRRLLEYEQMKMAAARLSALPQQGRDFLCAQVFIEQSLQPRFPDVQLTDLQEAWQDILKRARLVQHHKITREELSVREHMGHVLKALQGRRFVEFESLFDPSRGSTVLVVTFIALLELAKETLIEITQAEAFSPIYVRLAYKPA, encoded by the coding sequence ATGGTTCCTCCACCAGGTGCCATGCCCGAGGTCATTGACCAGGTGGCGCTGGCGCGCCTATACGGCGAGCCGCTGTTCGCGCTACCCACCGACCTCTACATCCCGCCCGATGCACTGGAAGTCTTCCTGGAAGCCTTTGAAGGCCCGCTGGACCTGCTGCTCTATCTGATCCGCAAGCAGAACTTCAACATTCTCGACATCCCCATGGCGGGGTTGACGCGCCAGTATCTGGTGTACGTCGAAGAGATCCGCAGCCGCAACCTGGAGCTGGCCGCCGAATACCTTTTAATGGCGGCCATGCTCATCGAGATCAAATCGCGCATGCTGCTGCCTCAGCGCAAACAGGAAGGCGCCGACGAGGCCGAGGACCCGCGCGCCGCGCTGGTGCGCCGCCTGCTTGAATACGAACAGATGAAGATGGCCGCCGCGCGGCTTTCGGCCTTGCCACAGCAGGGCCGCGATTTTCTGTGTGCCCAGGTATTTATCGAGCAAAGCCTGCAGCCGCGCTTTCCCGACGTGCAACTGACCGATCTGCAAGAGGCCTGGCAGGACATCCTGAAGCGCGCGCGCCTGGTCCAGCATCACAAGATCACGCGCGAGGAACTCTCCGTGCGCGAACACATGGGCCACGTGCTCAAGGCGCTGCAGGGCCGACGTTTTGTCGAGTTTGAATCCCTGTTTGACCCTTCGCGCGGCAGCACGGTGCTGGTGGTTACTTTCATCGCCCTGCTCGAACTCGCCAAGGAAACGCTGATCGAGATCACGCAGGCCGAAGCCTTTTCCCCGATTTACGTCAGGCTCGCATATAAGCCCGCCTAA
- the nadB gene encoding L-aspartate oxidase, producing MASHDFDVLIVGSGLAGLSAALHLAPTHRVAVITKRQMQDGSSAWAQGGIAAVLANDDSFEAHIQDTLVAGAGLCDLATTRFVVENAPAAINWLRELGVPFTQEGEELHLTREGGHSARRIAHVTDATGAAVQRTLIDVVRGTPGITVFEQHTLVDVITSAKLGLAGQQCLGLYALDEATDEVVTFRAPHTILATGGAGKVYLYTTNPDTATGDGIAAAWRAGCRVGNMEFIQFHPTGLYHARAKSFLISEAVRGEGGRLLLPDGTRFMPSHDPRAELAPRDVVARAIDFEMKKHGLDCVLLDISHQSPEFLHEHFPNILAYCAELGIDITKEPIPVVPTAHFTCGGVLTDLSGRTDLPGLYAVGEVACTGLHGANRLASNSLLECMVFARAAAQHIASAPRMQIPALPRWDDSRVTDADECVVISHNWDELRRFMWDYVGIVRTNKRLERATHRITLLLAEIDEFYANFHVTRDLLELRNLVQVAALIVRSAQLRRESRGLHYSRDYPNLAAPAASTFLVPPVSQ from the coding sequence ATGGCTTCACACGATTTCGACGTACTCATTGTGGGCAGCGGCCTGGCTGGACTGTCTGCGGCGCTGCACCTGGCGCCTACACACCGCGTGGCTGTGATCACCAAGCGCCAGATGCAGGACGGCTCCAGCGCCTGGGCGCAAGGCGGCATCGCAGCCGTGCTGGCCAACGACGACAGCTTTGAAGCGCATATCCAGGACACCCTGGTGGCTGGTGCCGGCCTGTGCGACCTGGCCACTACCCGCTTTGTGGTGGAAAACGCCCCCGCTGCCATCAACTGGCTGCGCGAACTGGGCGTTCCTTTTACACAGGAGGGAGAGGAACTACACCTCACGCGCGAGGGTGGGCACAGCGCACGGCGCATTGCCCACGTGACGGACGCCACCGGCGCCGCCGTGCAACGCACCCTGATCGACGTGGTGCGCGGCACGCCCGGCATCACTGTGTTCGAGCAGCACACGCTGGTCGACGTGATCACCAGTGCCAAGCTGGGCCTTGCGGGCCAGCAATGCCTGGGGCTCTACGCACTGGACGAAGCCACCGACGAAGTCGTGACCTTTCGCGCGCCCCACACCATTCTGGCCACCGGCGGCGCCGGCAAGGTCTACCTCTACACCACCAACCCCGATACGGCCACTGGCGACGGCATTGCCGCTGCCTGGCGCGCTGGTTGCCGCGTGGGCAACATGGAGTTCATCCAGTTCCATCCCACCGGCCTGTACCACGCCCGCGCCAAATCCTTTCTGATCAGCGAAGCGGTGCGCGGCGAAGGCGGGCGCTTGCTGCTGCCCGACGGCACGCGCTTCATGCCAAGCCACGATCCGCGCGCCGAACTGGCCCCGCGCGACGTGGTGGCCCGCGCCATCGACTTCGAAATGAAAAAGCACGGTCTGGACTGCGTGCTGCTCGACATCTCGCACCAGAGTCCCGAGTTTTTGCACGAGCATTTCCCCAACATCCTAGCCTATTGCGCCGAGCTGGGCATCGACATCACCAAGGAACCGATTCCCGTGGTGCCCACGGCGCACTTCACCTGCGGCGGCGTGCTGACCGACCTCTCGGGCCGCACGGACCTGCCGGGCCTGTACGCAGTAGGCGAAGTGGCCTGCACTGGCCTGCACGGCGCCAACCGGCTTGCCAGCAACTCGCTGCTCGAATGCATGGTGTTTGCGCGGGCAGCCGCGCAGCACATTGCCAGCGCGCCCCGCATGCAGATCCCGGCCCTGCCGCGCTGGGACGACAGCCGCGTGACCGATGCCGACGAATGCGTGGTGATCTCGCACAACTGGGACGAGCTGCGCCGCTTTATGTGGGACTACGTGGGCATCGTGCGCACCAACAAGCGTCTGGAGCGCGCCACACACCGCATCACGCTGCTGCTGGCCGAGATCGACGAGTTCTACGCCAACTTCCACGTTACGCGCGATCTGCTGGAGCTGCGCAACCTCGTGCAGGTGGCTGCCCTCATCGTGCGCTCGGCGCAACTGCGTCGCGAAAGCCGGGGCCTGCACTACAGCCGCGACTACCCCAACCTCGCCGCGCCTGCGGCCTCGACCTTTCTCGTGCCCCCCGTCAGCCAGTGA
- a CDS encoding outer membrane protein assembly factor BamE codes for MPLAKLLGATLLGLLLLSGCDAQRISELQPGQSTEADVRDRFGMPENTWPEPGGGHTLEYNRQPAGTENFMITLGADGKLVAVRQVLTQETFARVQPGMGMDEVRRLLGKPAKTMRFDLTGETHVDWRFMQDATTRKVFTVVTKGDGKVLRTQFGPDPQASENLGGGR; via the coding sequence ATGCCACTTGCCAAACTGCTTGGCGCCACGCTTTTGGGGCTGCTCTTGCTGTCCGGATGTGACGCCCAGCGCATCAGCGAACTGCAGCCGGGCCAGTCCACCGAGGCCGATGTGCGCGATCGTTTTGGCATGCCGGAAAACACCTGGCCCGAGCCCGGCGGTGGCCATACACTGGAGTACAACCGGCAGCCCGCCGGCACCGAGAACTTCATGATCACCCTCGGAGCCGACGGCAAGCTCGTCGCGGTGCGTCAGGTGCTTACCCAGGAGACTTTCGCCCGCGTGCAGCCCGGCATGGGCATGGACGAAGTGCGCAGGCTGCTGGGCAAACCCGCCAAGACCATGCGTTTTGATCTCACAGGCGAAACGCATGTGGACTGGCGCTTCATGCAGGACGCCACCACGCGCAAGGTGTTTACCGTGGTCACCAAGGGCGACGGCAAGGTGCTGCGCACGCAGTTCGGGCCCGATCCGCAGGCCAGCGAAAACCTGGGCGGCGGGCGGTAG
- a CDS encoding FAD-dependent oxidoreductase, with protein MQSQHDVVVVGGGLAGIVTALECLRAGQSVALIDRDTPERFGGLALWAFGGMALVGTPLQARMKIPDTPERALTDWLRFGELGESDVLPRQWAEHYVQHSRSQVHDWLLQEGVTFMPAVNWVERGMHGDGNSVPRYHIVWGTSRELTRRMVAALQAAAATGKGAGRLTLLHGHRVTALEHGAGQVSGAVAVNDDTGAEVRIQAPVVVLAMGGLNGSHHEARANWPNGRPRPSAMLNGAHPYADGKLHHWVADAMQGRITHAGEMWNYAAGFPHPHPHFEGHGLSAIPCKSALWLNHRGERIGPEPLVTGFDTHWLCQRVAAQEKPWTWHLLNWRIAVKEFAISGAEHNQRIRDKQFPAFVKETLLGNHRLVKQMAGESPHFLVDDTLAGLAAKMNALTGTSDVHAGVLQATADRFDANFANAAKLHNDDQIRRILHARQWGPDKLRTCEPAPLQKPGAGPFIAIQMQLITRKSLGGLQTDLQSRVLDGAGQPIGGLYCVGEAAGFGGGGASGKRSLEGTFLPGCILTARAAARSITSGHSPGTRHGV; from the coding sequence ATGCAATCACAGCACGATGTGGTGGTCGTTGGCGGCGGCCTGGCTGGCATCGTCACGGCGCTGGAGTGCCTGCGCGCCGGCCAATCTGTCGCGCTCATCGACCGCGACACGCCCGAGCGCTTCGGCGGCCTGGCGCTGTGGGCGTTTGGCGGCATGGCGCTGGTAGGCACGCCGCTGCAGGCGCGCATGAAAATTCCGGATACGCCCGAGCGGGCGCTCACCGACTGGCTGCGCTTTGGCGAACTGGGCGAATCCGACGTGCTGCCACGCCAATGGGCCGAGCACTACGTGCAGCATTCGCGCAGCCAGGTGCACGACTGGCTGCTGCAGGAGGGCGTGACCTTCATGCCCGCCGTGAACTGGGTGGAGCGCGGCATGCACGGCGACGGCAACAGCGTGCCGCGTTACCACATCGTATGGGGAACCTCGCGCGAACTCACGCGCCGCATGGTGGCCGCGCTACAGGCGGCCGCGGCCACCGGCAAAGGCGCCGGCCGCCTGACGCTGCTGCACGGCCACCGCGTGACCGCGCTGGAGCACGGCGCCGGCCAGGTGTCGGGCGCTGTGGCGGTGAATGACGACACCGGCGCCGAAGTGCGCATCCAGGCGCCCGTCGTCGTGCTGGCCATGGGCGGGCTCAACGGCAGCCACCACGAGGCGCGCGCCAACTGGCCCAATGGCCGCCCGCGCCCCAGCGCCATGCTCAACGGCGCGCACCCCTACGCCGACGGCAAGCTGCACCACTGGGTGGCCGATGCGATGCAAGGCCGCATCACCCACGCCGGCGAGATGTGGAACTACGCCGCGGGCTTCCCGCATCCACACCCCCATTTCGAGGGCCACGGCCTGTCGGCCATTCCCTGCAAATCTGCGCTGTGGCTCAACCACCGGGGCGAGCGCATCGGCCCCGAACCCTTGGTCACGGGCTTTGACACCCACTGGCTGTGCCAGCGCGTAGCAGCCCAGGAAAAGCCCTGGACCTGGCATTTGCTCAACTGGCGCATCGCCGTCAAGGAATTTGCCATATCCGGCGCCGAGCACAACCAGCGCATCCGCGACAAGCAGTTTCCGGCATTTGTGAAAGAAACCTTGCTCGGCAACCACCGCCTGGTCAAGCAAATGGCAGGCGAGAGCCCGCATTTCCTGGTGGACGACACCCTGGCCGGCCTCGCCGCCAAGATGAACGCGCTCACCGGCACGAGCGATGTGCACGCCGGCGTACTGCAGGCCACTGCCGACCGCTTCGACGCCAACTTTGCCAACGCCGCCAAGCTGCACAACGACGACCAGATCCGCCGCATCCTGCACGCTCGCCAGTGGGGGCCGGACAAGCTGCGCACCTGCGAGCCAGCCCCGCTGCAAAAGCCAGGCGCTGGGCCATTCATCGCCATCCAGATGCAGCTCATCACGCGCAAAAGCCTGGGCGGCCTGCAGACCGACTTGCAAAGCCGCGTCTTGGACGGCGCGGGCCAGCCCATCGGCGGTCTGTACTGCGTGGGCGAGGCGGCAGGATTTGGCGGCGGCGGCGCCAGCGGAAAGCGCTCGCTGGAAGGTACGTTTTTGCCCGGCTGCATCCTCACGGCGCGCGCTGCGGCGCGCTCCATCACGTCAGGCCACTCACCAGGAACGCGACATGGAGTTTGA
- a CDS encoding AraC family transcriptional regulator: protein MLTSAPSVSLSWVNTVVAAAERQGVSSAELLARAGVAHERLSAPRWPVDDITRLWRAAAELTGDAAFGLNTGRQVGPGSFNVVSFILLSSATLRSAIAQLQEYQRLISDGGRFQTLAGDQRSWLIYHPLQGSLAFSPHQVESVLAAAVCFSRWVTGKPVQPVRVQFSHGQIGPLPAYARALGAEVQFEQAFNGLLLENAVLDAPLPQADAELAQLHRAHAAAQLAALSAPALLRSQVEQWLSGALAGSVPGRAQAAQQFGLGERAFARRLQGEGVRYAELVDGVRHALACQAVAGGGESFARIARRLGFSEASAFNRAFRRWTGRTPGDWQQHRAASAQTAPPVGR, encoded by the coding sequence ATGTTGACTTCAGCGCCCAGCGTGTCGCTTAGCTGGGTCAACACCGTCGTCGCCGCCGCCGAGCGCCAGGGGGTGTCCAGCGCCGAGCTGCTGGCGCGCGCCGGGGTTGCGCACGAGCGCCTGAGCGCGCCGCGCTGGCCGGTGGACGACATCACCCGCCTGTGGCGTGCGGCTGCCGAATTGACCGGGGACGCGGCCTTTGGCCTGAACACTGGGCGCCAGGTGGGGCCGGGCAGCTTCAACGTGGTCAGCTTCATCCTGCTGTCGTCGGCCACCCTGCGCAGCGCCATCGCGCAGCTGCAGGAGTACCAGCGCCTGATCAGCGATGGGGGGCGCTTCCAGACCCTGGCCGGGGATCAGCGCAGCTGGCTCATTTACCACCCGCTGCAAGGCAGCCTCGCGTTCAGCCCGCACCAGGTGGAGTCGGTGTTGGCTGCGGCCGTGTGCTTTAGCCGCTGGGTGACGGGCAAACCCGTGCAGCCGGTGCGCGTGCAGTTCAGCCACGGGCAAATCGGGCCTTTGCCGGCCTATGCGCGAGCGCTGGGAGCCGAGGTGCAGTTCGAGCAGGCCTTCAACGGCTTGCTGCTGGAAAACGCCGTGCTCGACGCCCCCTTGCCCCAGGCCGACGCCGAACTGGCGCAGCTGCACCGCGCCCACGCGGCGGCGCAGCTCGCGGCTTTGTCGGCGCCCGCGCTGCTGCGCAGCCAGGTGGAGCAATGGCTGAGTGGCGCTCTGGCGGGCAGCGTGCCCGGCCGCGCGCAGGCGGCGCAGCAGTTTGGCCTGGGGGAGAGGGCGTTTGCGCGCCGCTTGCAGGGCGAGGGTGTGCGCTACGCCGAGCTGGTCGATGGCGTGCGCCATGCGCTGGCGTGCCAGGCGGTGGCGGGCGGCGGGGAGTCTTTTGCCCGCATTGCGCGGCGCCTGGGGTTCTCGGAGGCCAGCGCCTTCAACCGGGCGTTTCGCCGCTGGACGGGCCGCACTCCTGGGGATTGGCAGCAGCATAGGGCTGCATCGGCGCAGACTGCGCCGCCAGTCGGGCGTTAA